The Vibrio tubiashii ATCC 19109 genome includes the window CGCATCCGAGTTTTCTAAATCAACAGATTTAGAAACTGAAAATCCGGAGGATGAGACTAAATTGATCATAATTTTTCCTTACAACTTATATCCCGAGTTTTTCCAACACTTTTCAAACTCTTGTCTAAGTTCAGATATATCCGAAAACCTTGCCACTGCTTTAAGTTTAGTACAGCGAGAAATCACAGCACCGAAAATAGATTTTGAGGTCCGCTCTTGAAAAGGGAGCCCAACTTCACCGTCAATGATAAACTTCAAAATTACTCCCAATGAATAGATATCAGACTGCTCAGTAGCACGTTTAGCATCCTCATAACACTCAGGAGGCATATATTTGATAGTACCCATGACAGCATTTGTAGCCGTAAGTGCTGTTGAGCCTTCATCGGTAAAGCCTGCGACTAAACCAAAATCAGAAATTGCATAGCTATAGTGATTGTAGTTAGTCTTGAACCGCAAGATATTTTCTGGTTTCAAATCTCTATGGATTTGCCCAGATGCATGGATATGCTCGACACCATTTAAAATCATGCGAAAAGCAGAAATTTTCATGTTGTCAGTCACTGTAATACCGTTTTTCGCTTCTTCCCCTAAGTTACACTCAGCCAAAGGCATAGTAAACCAAGGTTCTTCACACGCTAGATCCATAGACAAAATTGAAACCACATTCATATGATGCAGTTTTGCTTGGTAATCTACTTCGCGTTTAAATCGTCGTCTTCGTCTCTCATTTTCATCTGGGTCTTGCGTAACGATCAATTCTTTTTTAGCTACAAGTCCATTCGGAGTACGAACTTCCTTAACAATGCCGTAAGTTCCACTACCGATAATTTTCTCATTAGCCATCTACTACCCCTTGAACGCAACGTGAAATTTTAAAAATCAGATAATTATATACTCAGGAAACTAACTTGAGAAGCTAACGCCGCATTAAGGGGTGAACAACGCGACCACCCAACCTAAAACATTGTGCCATAAACACTTTAGCTGAACTTTGGACCAAAACTGCCAAGCGTTGTGAATCCCTCTTGAATGCTTTGTTATATTCGTATTTTTACTTACGTATCAATGATATATCACAGCCGGTATTTTCATCTAGCTTTAATGACGCATTAATCAGCTGAGCCAAAGGTGTCTTACTCTTGCTGTAGTGATTCACTTCTACGATCGGGATGTCTTCTTTCTTACTACCAAACTGTAACTTTATCGTTATTCGTTTAATACCATATTTAACCCCTTTTACGGGGTAATACCAATGCGAATGATCGGTAACAATATTTAGAACTAAAGTATCGCCATTGATCTTTCTTTCTTGATCAAAGACGGAATCAGTTGAAGTATGCATACTTTCAATCAAATCTGATAGAGTGACCGGTTCGTGTGAGTCTGAAAAATATGCAATAACTGCGTTATTTTTCTTTTTTGCGAGTTGCCTTTCAATATGTGGTTTAACCACACCACTAGGCTTCCCGTCGTTTTCAACGGTAAGAACAAACTCTTTAACTTGGCTATTTATCCGAATAGCTTGTAACGCAAAACCGTTCAACATTTCTTCAATTCGTTCGTCATTGATACGTTCACAGGTTCTCAATTCAATTCCAAACACTTCAGCTGTTTTTTGAGCAGGCTTTGTGAAACCTTTCGAAGACACTGCAATAGTCTTCGTTGCACCTATCTTTTTTTGCTTCGTGACTAATTGCTCAAGCCACATATCATCCTGCACTTTATTACGATGACGACACTCAACAGTTATCAAAATCGGCACAGAGTTTTCTAGGTATCTAATTGCGGCATCAACTTCGCGCTTTTGACCCGTAATCAAATCTTCAATATAGTCGGGGCTTGTTACTTCTGCCCCTTTTGGGTGAAGTGCAGTTTCTAACTGAGAAACCGTTTCCTCAAAAAGTTTCCAGTCTTTTTTATCGATATTTTTCATTAAAACCTCGAAGAATATAACGCCCAATTAAGGTGTGAACCACGCTACCACACAACTTAACTAGAACGCCGTAAACACAGAACTAAACCCAAACCAAAAGTGCCAAGCGTGGTGAATCACTCTTAAATTGTTTGTTATGTCTGTACTCTCGACATGATGACGATGTCTATTAGATCATCTTCAACAAGCACAGCCTTGCGTTTTGTACCCTCAACTTCAAAACCAAAGGATTTATAAAGTGCCAACGCAGCAACGTTGTTTGCATGCACCTCTAACTCCAAACGCGTCAAGTTTAGCTGCTCATCACAATACGACAGCAAGTATTCCATTAAGAAACGACCCACTCCCTTTCCTCGGGAAGTTTTGGCGACCGCAATACCAAAAGATGCAGAGTGCTTTAACCTCGGCTTAGGCGTTGAGTTAATAGCCAAATGCCCCAAGAGTTCTCCATCACTTTCAACCGCGACAAAATTAAGCTGGCTGTCATTGAACATTGAGTCAAACTCTTCCCTTTTGATGTCAGGCAAGTAACGATTGTTGTTCACAACCTCTTTGTCGGTGTAAATATCATACAAAGCTGGCAAGTCAGCTGAACTCATTTTTCTTATTTTCATAGAACCTCAAAAACCCGAAAAGGACATAACGCCTAACATAAGTTGCGCCACTTTGAACTTGCAAAGCACACTGAACCCAAAACCAAAAATGCCGCGTAAAAGGCGTCAACTTGATGTTTTTGTTAGGTTTATACTTCGTAACCAACAGACCTCATTTCTTGTGTCAGCTCAGTTTTCCAGGATCCATCTTGGTTCATCGACACATATACTACGCCACTTATATCATTTGGCGTTTCAACTTGACCTTTGACAACAGCTGCAACTCTTGAACGTGATAATTTCCCGATTAAATAACCATGCTCAAAAACAACATTTTGACGAGCCCTATATGTCCCATTCAGAGCACCTACTTTTGAGCCAAAATCACATGGGGTATATAAAACAATACCAAAACCTACATTTGAATAGTGCTCAATTTTTTCAATAATTGTGCGCCCCGAACTCGCCTGCATGTGAAGTATTATCGGCTGCAAACCTAGACTTGTTATAAAATCAGCTACTTCCATTTTTGCGATTTCATCATGTCCATGAACTATAAACACCTGTTCATTATTAAATTCGCCATGCTTAGTTTCAATAATCTGAGGTTCTGGAGTACTAGCCAACTTTAAATTAGTGGCAGCATCGACTTGTTGGGGGTTTAGGTAACCATGACGAACTAAAATATCAAATAAAGGCTCATCTTTTATTGCCCAGTGTGTACGAGAAAGCTCCCAACTACCCAGATCAATATCTACTGCCATTTGGTTTATTGCACCAATTGGCAACGATGGAAGAATAGGATCGATTTCAAACTCAATTACGACTGTTTTTGAACGTAGGCGAATTGATTTAATGTAACCAATTTTAGATTCAGTTTGCTCATTCTCTGTTACAAAAAGAGTAGGAAAACTCTTTAGCTCTTCAACAACACCTTGTTCAAGAAATTTATAGCGTTCACTGATTTCAGTAGCAGTATACTCTATAGCAACCCTACTTCGATCGTACTCATAAATACCATGTTCCCAAGCTTCAGGATTGGATGAAATCAAAAGATTAAACAAAGTGCCTCCTTACTTAAATATAAACCTAACGCCTGCAATAAGGTGTGCCACACTTAACTAGCAAAGCACACCAAACTCTTTACCAAAACCGCCGAGTAAAACGCATCACCTTGATTGCTTTGTTATATTTAAACTACAAGTGCACTATCGACAATTTTCACCAATGCATTTGAGACAAATGTATATGGCTTATTTGATCCCAACTCAATATTAATTTCATTTAATAACATTGATTTAAGTGTACTATTGGCTTCTTTGTTATATTTATCCACAAGTTCCCTAAGATAATCAATCCTCTCTAAACGCTGCTCAATAAGCTCAGCTCTATTCAACTTTATAATTTTTTCTGTTAACTCAGCTCTTCTCTCACCAGGTTTAGAGAACACACAAGGACCAGCCGCCACAAAAAAGTCCGATGGATTATCTATATAGGGGTTAATAAATGGTATCTGATCATCATAGATATCACTTTTATTCATATTGCAGATTGGACAAGCAAGGCCTAAATTACTCCATTCAAATGTAAGAGAAGGATATTTTTTTACCGATTTAGGCTTAATATGTTCAATATGCTCATGGGCTACATGCTTTACTACACTTTCACAATACATACACTTTGCGGATGATTCAGTCTTTAAAGCATCTTTAACTGTGCAGTCATTATACTTATTTGACAGAGACTTAGGAACTTTCTCTCCTTTTGAAACATACTCCATTAGCTCCTTTTTCCAAGTATCTGCATTATCTTGGAGTATCTGGGGTTTCTGGGTTTTAGATATTTTTATCATTAATCTGCTCCACTACAACAGATACAGCTTTAGGCATAAACTCTGCTAGGCCTTTACTCTCCATTTCGACCCTCATATCCTTAAATAAATCTTCGGTAATACCTTTATTAGAATATTTATGGATAATTTCATTTAGATTTTGTTCAACCCAAACCGGTATAGTAACAGGCACACCCAAAACTTCTCTCAGAACTTTGGTAGCGCTACCACTTTTATCTATTAGATCAAGTTTTCTTGAACATACTCGATTATCATCATTATAGGTTAATGCATAAACTGAAGACTCTTTCGATGAACCAATGACAAAAGGGCTATGTGTTGCAATAATGAACTGAGCTTCAGGGAATGCTTTAATTAGATTTGGAATTAGCTCTCTTTGCATTGATGGATGTAAATGATTTTCAGGTTCATCTATTGTAATTACGTAACTTGCTTTATTCTGAGCAAACATGTAAATTTGCCAAGCTATACCTATTATAGAAGCAACTCCCCCAGATGCAGCATCAATGGAAAAGTCACCCGACTTAGTTACCAGAACAACTTCTGGAATTCTAATTTCAAGACGCTCAAAACCTATAGTTTCTGGTAATAAAATCTTTAGTACATCTTGAAAACCCTCAAAAAGAGCAGCGTATTCACTATTCGGTACAACATGTGAGTTCCCGTAGCCAAAAGTAGCTAAACCAATAAGTGATTGCTTTAAAAGATAGCTTGGACTTATATTTTCAAGATAGTTTGAAGTATTGTTAAATTTATCCAATATATTTGAATTATATTCGTTAAAGTAATCTTCTTTGCTCTTTGGTCTCGTTGGTATTGAGTCTACTTCTTTATATGAATAAACTGGTCGATGAGAAGGGATATGCATCCCTTTTATCTCTACCCTATTTAGTATATTGAAGCTATAACTAGAACCTGCTTCTTTAGGTACTTGAACCTTCCCTCCATCCATTTCGGAGTACTCAATTGATCCTATATCAACCCAGTAATCATCAGCTTTTTTATTATCAAATAAATAACTCCAAGCTCCAGTGACAAAGCGTGTTAAACCTGTTTCTCCTTCTTTTTCAGGAGTTGACAGTAGTCTTGCTGACCACCCAAAGTGTTCACTTAATATACTAAGAATCGTCGTTTTTCCTGCGCCATTACTACCCGTCAATATAGTAACGTTACTCCCAAAATCTATATCGACATTTTCAAACTGTCGCCAATAATTAATTTTAATATTTTTAAACATCTAAAACTTTCCTTTAAATATAACGCCCAATTAAGGTGTGAAGCACGCGACCACCACACTTAATTTGACCGCCGTAATCACTGAACTTAACTAAAATCAAAAATGCCAAGCGTGCTGAATCACTCTTAAATTGTTTGTTATATGCAATTACGTAACGATCATTGGTTCTTGTGGTGAACAATAACCAGAACTTATTTGTAAACGCTGTAGTTTCATAGGATGAATCTGCATCTGATAGAAACCTCCATCTTTAACAGCATGGAATAAGCCTATTTCAGTTCCATATTGCTTATTTACTTTATCGATTAATTTCTGAGCTTTAATACATTGCTCAGTTGTTACCCTGCAACCTAAAATGACAGCTTGCAGTGTTTCGACATCGAAATTATGCGCTGTTTTAGAAGATTGCCCAAAATAACGGATTTCTTTTTCATATGCCCATGCTTCAGACTTTGTACAAATTAAGTTTGGGATATACATTTCTAGCTGTGCTTCGGTTGTAGAATTTTCAAAAACTAGTAAGTCAGGAACTTTATTACTGTATTGAACACTCTGACGTTTGAAGTTTCCTTTGAACTCAAGGTTATCTCTGTCGAAGCAGTAACACACACCTTTATGATCATCAGCATAATGTGCCCACATCAATGGTTCTGTCGGTCTTTCAGTAAAGCAAGTTACGACCACCTCTTGCAGCTTACTTTCAATGAAGTCTTTAACTCTATTACGGTCACCCCACTCAGCACCATCAAAGATTTCCGACTCTGAAAACGCTGTTGCGCGTTCCTCTGTCGCGAATATATGAACATGATTATAGGACGCTTCGAAAGGGTCATTTAAGCTATCAAGCTTTGAGAAGCCAAGCGTTTTATTGTTTAAAGTTCTCTCAAGATCCTCAAGTTTTCCGTATTTATAAATATAGTTTTCTTTTTCTTCAAAATTCTTCAATTTCATACTACTTCACTTGCATATAACAGTTATTAGACATAATAGGTCTGTACTTAGTTATAGAATCTTTCTATTTTCTTACTGGCTCGTACTAGGGCTAGCCATATTTTCGTCAACTTATCAGTGGCTTAAAATTAGAGCAATCAGTTGGTGCATTGAAATGCATATTAATTCTATATAATTTGCTTTCAATCAAAATTTGAGCGTAAGAGAAGTAAAAAACCGCCCTATTGAGCGGTTTTCTTTAGCGTCTGCGTCGGGTCTTTCGTCGCTTTCTCGTCGCGGTGGCTTTAACAACCCGTCCACCTTTGAGCGTGTACCCTTTCTTGAGCTGGCCGTTTTGTTTGCGGCCTTTGCACTTGCAACATCGTTTAGCCATGAGAGTCCTCCAGTTTGCGTATTCGTTGTTCCTGGTCTTGCTGCACTTTCTTTATCCAGTTGATATCGGTTTTGAGCGCTGCAATACTGAAGCCCCAAGTGACTTCTCCGTCCTCGTCATATACGACATAGTCAATCGCATGACCAGTTTGATGACGGCTGATGCGCGAATAGCCATCAAGCTGACTCGCCTTGTCCTGAAAGAGCTGGAATTGCTCTACGGCCGTGCGTTTTCCTGAGGTAATCCCAAAATCAAACGGGCTGAGCTCAAGTGCGCGT containing:
- a CDS encoding protein kinase domain-containing protein, whose protein sequence is MANEKIIGSGTYGIVKEVRTPNGLVAKKELIVTQDPDENERRRRRFKREVDYQAKLHHMNVVSILSMDLACEEPWFTMPLAECNLGEEAKNGITVTDNMKISAFRMILNGVEHIHASGQIHRDLKPENILRFKTNYNHYSYAISDFGLVAGFTDEGSTALTATNAVMGTIKYMPPECYEDAKRATEQSDIYSLGVILKFIIDGEVGLPFQERTSKSIFGAVISRCTKLKAVARFSDISELRQEFEKCWKNSGYKL
- a CDS encoding GNAT family N-acetyltransferase, whose translation is MSSADLPALYDIYTDKEVVNNNRYLPDIKREEFDSMFNDSQLNFVAVESDGELLGHLAINSTPKPRLKHSASFGIAVAKTSRGKGVGRFLMEYLLSYCDEQLNLTRLELEVHANNVAALALYKSFGFEVEGTKRKAVLVEDDLIDIVIMSRVQT
- a CDS encoding restriction endonuclease, which gives rise to MKNIDKKDWKLFEETVSQLETALHPKGAEVTSPDYIEDLITGQKREVDAAIRYLENSVPILITVECRHRNKVQDDMWLEQLVTKQKKIGATKTIAVSSKGFTKPAQKTAEVFGIELRTCERINDERIEEMLNGFALQAIRINSQVKEFVLTVENDGKPSGVVKPHIERQLAKKKNNAVIAYFSDSHEPVTLSDLIESMHTSTDSVFDQERKINGDTLVLNIVTDHSHWYYPVKGVKYGIKRITIKLQFGSKKEDIPIVEVNHYSKSKTPLAQLINASLKLDENTGCDISLIRK
- a CDS encoding TIR domain-containing protein, producing the protein MFNLLISSNPEAWEHGIYEYDRSRVAIEYTATEISERYKFLEQGVVEELKSFPTLFVTENEQTESKIGYIKSIRLRSKTVVIEFEIDPILPSLPIGAINQMAVDIDLGSWELSRTHWAIKDEPLFDILVRHGYLNPQQVDAATNLKLASTPEPQIIETKHGEFNNEQVFIVHGHDEIAKMEVADFITSLGLQPIILHMQASSGRTIIEKIEHYSNVGFGIVLYTPCDFGSKVGALNGTYRARQNVVFEHGYLIGKLSRSRVAAVVKGQVETPNDISGVVYVSMNQDGSWKTELTQEMRSVGYEV
- a CDS encoding DUF2971 domain-containing protein; protein product: MKLKNFEEKENYIYKYGKLEDLERTLNNKTLGFSKLDSLNDPFEASYNHVHIFATEERATAFSESEIFDGAEWGDRNRVKDFIESKLQEVVVTCFTERPTEPLMWAHYADDHKGVCYCFDRDNLEFKGNFKRQSVQYSNKVPDLLVFENSTTEAQLEMYIPNLICTKSEAWAYEKEIRYFGQSSKTAHNFDVETLQAVILGCRVTTEQCIKAQKLIDKVNKQYGTEIGLFHAVKDGGFYQMQIHPMKLQRLQISSGYCSPQEPMIVT
- a CDS encoding HNH endonuclease gives rise to the protein MIKISKTQKPQILQDNADTWKKELMEYVSKGEKVPKSLSNKYNDCTVKDALKTESSAKCMYCESVVKHVAHEHIEHIKPKSVKKYPSLTFEWSNLGLACPICNMNKSDIYDDQIPFINPYIDNPSDFFVAAGPCVFSKPGERRAELTEKIIKLNRAELIEQRLERIDYLRELVDKYNKEANSTLKSMLLNEINIELGSNKPYTFVSNALVKIVDSALVV
- a CDS encoding AAA family ATPase translates to MFKNIKINYWRQFENVDIDFGSNVTILTGSNGAGKTTILSILSEHFGWSARLLSTPEKEGETGLTRFVTGAWSYLFDNKKADDYWVDIGSIEYSEMDGGKVQVPKEAGSSYSFNILNRVEIKGMHIPSHRPVYSYKEVDSIPTRPKSKEDYFNEYNSNILDKFNNTSNYLENISPSYLLKQSLIGLATFGYGNSHVVPNSEYAALFEGFQDVLKILLPETIGFERLEIRIPEVVLVTKSGDFSIDAASGGVASIIGIAWQIYMFAQNKASYVITIDEPENHLHPSMQRELIPNLIKAFPEAQFIIATHSPFVIGSSKESSVYALTYNDDNRVCSRKLDLIDKSGSATKVLREVLGVPVTIPVWVEQNLNEIIHKYSNKGITEDLFKDMRVEMESKGLAEFMPKAVSVVVEQINDKNI
- a CDS encoding M15 family metallopeptidase domain-containing protein, translated to MNKKQVDKAVSGFALSVRSETKLIGVHHDLKNVVRRALELSPFDFGITSGKRTAVEQFQLFQDKASQLDGYSRISRHQTGHAIDYVVYDEDGEVTWGFSIAALKTDINWIKKVQQDQEQRIRKLEDSHG